From one Streptomyces sp. CA-210063 genomic stretch:
- the mmuM gene encoding homocysteine S-methyltransferase gives MTSNTPGTFPGIPGPPVGPFAAALAADVLVLDGGMSNQLESTGHDLSDELWSARLLAERPEAITAAHLAYFEAGANVAITASYQATFEGFARRRIRRERAAELMCLSVELAVDAAIEAKAKGITRPLLVAASVGPYGAMLADGSEYRGRYGLSVAELERFHRPRLEALAATFPDVLALETIPDTDEAEALLRAIRGLDVPAYLSYTVAGDRTRAGQPLEEAFALAADAEEVVAVGVNCCSPDDVDGAIETAVRVTGKPVVVYPNSGEVWDASARAWTGRSTFTTEQVEGWRAAGARLIGGCCRVGPEAISAIAKTLG, from the coding sequence ATGACCAGCAACACGCCCGGCACGTTCCCCGGCATCCCCGGTCCCCCCGTCGGCCCCTTCGCCGCGGCCCTCGCCGCCGATGTCCTCGTCCTCGACGGCGGCATGTCCAACCAGCTGGAGTCGACCGGGCACGACCTGAGCGACGAGCTGTGGTCGGCGCGGCTGCTCGCGGAGCGGCCGGAGGCGATCACCGCGGCGCATCTCGCCTACTTCGAGGCGGGCGCGAACGTGGCGATCACCGCCAGCTACCAGGCCACCTTCGAGGGCTTCGCCAGGCGCCGGATCCGGCGTGAGCGGGCGGCCGAACTCATGTGCCTGAGTGTCGAGTTGGCCGTGGACGCGGCGATAGAGGCCAAGGCGAAGGGCATCACGCGCCCCCTGTTGGTGGCGGCCTCGGTCGGCCCGTACGGGGCCATGCTCGCGGACGGCTCCGAGTACCGGGGCCGGTACGGGCTGAGCGTGGCCGAGTTGGAACGGTTCCACCGGCCCCGCCTGGAGGCGCTGGCCGCCACCTTCCCCGACGTGCTGGCGCTGGAGACGATCCCGGACACCGACGAGGCCGAGGCACTGCTGCGGGCGATCCGCGGTCTGGACGTGCCCGCCTATCTGTCGTACACCGTCGCCGGCGACCGCACCCGTGCCGGGCAGCCGCTGGAGGAGGCCTTCGCCCTGGCCGCCGACGCCGAGGAGGTCGTCGCGGTGGGCGTGAACTGCTGCTCGCCCGACGACGTGGACGGGGCGATCGAGACGGCCGTCCGGGTCACCGGCAAGCCGGTCGTCGTGTACCCGAACAGCGGGGAGGTCTGGGACGCGTCGGCGCGGGCCTGGACCGGGCGGTCGACGTTCACCACCGAGCAGGTGGAGGGATGGCGGGCGGCCGGCGCCCGGCTGATCGGGGGGTGCTGCCGGGTGGGACCGGAGGCGATCTCGGCGATCGCGAAGACGCTGGGCTGA
- a CDS encoding amino acid permease — protein MTTPSTPEATEPEPTPAPAAETAPATSAAAPDRKFGLAAATALVMGNIIGGGIFTLPAAVAPYGTVSLLAFVILSVAAVLLALLFGRLAKRSPVTGGLYVYPRDAFGPFAGFLSAWSYWTMCWVSIAALAVGVVGYVDVLIPLGDSKVVLALVALAALWLPAAANFAGTRYVGAVQMVSTVLKFVPLLLVATIGLFFIDIDNYGPFNASGESTPGAIAAAAALLLYSFLGVESAAVSAGEVQDPERTVGRASVLGTLASALVYILGTVAVFGLVPHEELVESGAPFADAVNSMAGGSWGGTVIALVAVASIVGCLNGWVLLSAQMPYAAARDGLFPKPFARVGKGGVPGFGVLATAVLGTLLIVVNYADDPDTAFRVLVLITTFTGCVPYLLSAAAQLYWLARGTRERVRPAGLVRDLIVAALSFAFSFWLIAGAGYAAVYQGVLFLFAGIPVYVWLRGRQEKPTETQATA, from the coding sequence ATGACCACCCCCAGCACCCCCGAGGCCACCGAGCCCGAGCCGACCCCGGCCCCGGCAGCCGAGACGGCCCCGGCGACGAGCGCGGCCGCCCCGGACCGCAAGTTCGGCCTCGCCGCGGCCACCGCCCTCGTCATGGGCAACATCATCGGCGGCGGCATCTTCACCCTCCCCGCCGCCGTCGCCCCGTACGGCACGGTCAGCCTGCTCGCCTTCGTCATCCTCTCCGTGGCCGCCGTGCTGCTGGCCCTGCTCTTCGGCCGGCTGGCCAAGCGCAGTCCGGTCACCGGCGGCCTGTACGTCTACCCGCGCGACGCCTTCGGCCCCTTCGCGGGCTTCCTCTCGGCCTGGTCGTACTGGACGATGTGCTGGGTCAGCATCGCCGCGCTCGCCGTCGGCGTCGTCGGCTATGTCGACGTACTGATACCGCTGGGCGACAGCAAGGTCGTCCTGGCGCTGGTGGCCCTGGCCGCCCTGTGGCTGCCGGCCGCCGCGAACTTCGCGGGCACCCGCTATGTCGGTGCCGTGCAGATGGTCTCCACGGTCCTGAAGTTCGTCCCGCTGCTGCTCGTCGCCACCATCGGACTGTTCTTCATCGACATCGACAACTACGGCCCCTTCAACGCCTCCGGCGAGAGCACCCCCGGCGCGATCGCCGCCGCTGCCGCGCTCCTCCTCTACAGCTTCCTGGGCGTCGAGTCCGCCGCCGTCAGCGCCGGCGAGGTCCAGGATCCGGAGCGCACCGTGGGCCGGGCCAGCGTCCTCGGCACGCTCGCCTCCGCGCTGGTCTACATCCTCGGCACGGTCGCCGTCTTCGGCCTGGTCCCGCACGAGGAACTGGTCGAGTCCGGGGCGCCGTTCGCCGACGCGGTCAACTCGATGGCCGGGGGCAGCTGGGGCGGCACGGTGATCGCGCTGGTCGCGGTCGCCTCCATCGTCGGCTGCCTCAACGGCTGGGTGCTGCTCAGCGCCCAGATGCCGTACGCCGCCGCCCGCGACGGGCTGTTCCCGAAGCCGTTCGCCCGCGTCGGCAAGGGCGGCGTCCCCGGGTTCGGCGTCCTCGCCACGGCGGTCCTCGGCACGCTCCTCATCGTCGTGAACTACGCCGACGACCCGGACACCGCCTTCCGCGTGCTGGTCCTCATCACCACGTTCACCGGCTGCGTCCCGTATCTGCTCTCCGCCGCCGCCCAGCTCTACTGGCTGGCCCGGGGCACCCGCGAACGCGTCCGCCCGGCCGGCCTCGTCCGCGACCTGATCGTCGCCGCCCTCTCCTTCGCGTTCTCCTTCTGGCTGATCGCGGGCGCGGGCTACGCGGCCGTCTACCAGGGCGTCCTGTTCCTCTTCGCCGGCATCCCGGTGTACGTGTGGCTGCGCGGCCGGCAGGAGAAGCCGACCGAGACCCAGGCCACCGCGTAG
- a CDS encoding LacI family DNA-binding transcriptional regulator, which translates to MTRKSADGGGRSTIRDVAARAGVSAATVSRVLGGAYPVSTATRTQVLRAVRELDYVADARAKAIAGVGTPTLGFVLDDITGPSFALMAHGVEREATRLGHLCLVCSTDGDAAHELDFIETMRAQRAAAVILVGGGADTPEYRSRTARVADALAAAGSRLVLCGRPPLDPGAPVTVIEYDNEGGAYALCAHVLSQGHRRILFLGGEPEHTTAQGRERGYLAAHRARGVEADPALRLAGDFTRDSGYRSMRRALEDGLDFTAVMAATDMVAAGALTALHEAEVSVPGDVSLVGYDDIPFARDLYPPLTTVRVPYEELGRLAVRTALERGRGRGRDAPPDEHVLLGTHVVVRDSVRAVGDSSAG; encoded by the coding sequence ATGACGAGGAAGAGCGCCGACGGCGGGGGCCGCAGCACGATCCGGGACGTGGCCGCGCGGGCCGGCGTCTCGGCGGCGACGGTGTCACGGGTGCTCGGCGGGGCCTACCCGGTGAGCACGGCGACCCGCACCCAGGTGCTGCGGGCCGTCCGCGAACTGGACTACGTCGCCGACGCCCGCGCCAAGGCGATCGCCGGCGTCGGCACGCCCACCCTCGGATTCGTCCTCGACGACATCACCGGCCCCTCGTTCGCGCTGATGGCGCACGGTGTGGAGCGCGAGGCGACCCGGCTCGGCCATCTCTGCCTGGTGTGCAGCACCGACGGCGACGCCGCGCACGAGCTGGACTTCATCGAGACGATGCGGGCCCAGCGGGCCGCCGCGGTCATCCTGGTCGGCGGCGGGGCGGACACCCCCGAGTACCGGTCGCGCACCGCGCGGGTCGCCGACGCGCTGGCGGCCGCCGGGTCCCGGCTCGTGCTGTGCGGACGACCGCCGCTCGATCCCGGGGCGCCGGTCACCGTCATCGAGTACGACAACGAGGGCGGCGCGTACGCCCTGTGCGCGCATGTCCTGTCCCAGGGCCACCGGCGGATCCTCTTCCTCGGCGGCGAGCCGGAGCACACGACCGCGCAGGGGCGTGAGCGGGGGTATCTGGCCGCGCATCGCGCGCGGGGTGTCGAGGCGGACCCCGCGCTGCGGCTGGCCGGGGACTTCACGCGGGACTCCGGGTACCGGTCGATGCGGCGGGCGTTGGAGGACGGGCTCGACTTCACGGCGGTGATGGCCGCGACCGACATGGTGGCGGCGGGGGCGCTGACCGCGCTGCACGAGGCGGAGGTGTCGGTGCCGGGGGATGTGTCGTTGGTGGGGTACGACGACATTCCGTTCGCGCGGGATCTGTATCCGCCGCTGACGACGGTGCGTGTGCCGTACGAGGAGTTGGGGCGGCTGGCTGTGCGGACGGCGTTGGAGCGGGGGCGGGGGCGGGGGCGCGATGCGCCGCCCGACGAGCATGTGTTGTTGGGGACGCATGTGGTGGTGCGGGACTCTGTTCGGGCGGTCGGGGATTCGTCTGCCGGGTGA